ctcactcttgacgcttgtcttggtcagtgatacatttatccgtcccaccctaaaggccggtctgtgaaaatattttctgacattaaaccggtccgtggcccaaaaaaggttggggaccactgctctatgccaccacaggtcaggcaaatgcacAAAACTTAATCCTGCCACACTCCTGCCTCTGTCTGATCAAGACATCACCCATTCATGTTCAGACATTCTTGATTTTTGGAGCGTTTTTTCCCCCCACgtcacaaaaaaaatttctgCCTAATGCAGACCACACTTGGTTTATTCATGGCAGCCTTTACAAATAGCAAGGAAATGGGTAGCTGGGTATGCCATAGTCTTCTTCCACCAGACTATCGAGCCCAAGTCTCTTCTGCTAGAGACCAAATCCCAACAAGCAAACACCACCACAAAACCAACTCTTTGCTAGACCCAACTATAGCTTTTAGTACACCCTTACAAAACAGGTGAGGATTAGATATCCCCACAGCTGAAAAAAAagggagttgctgcttctcatttcatctctcttgttcctgtccgtctgtctgtttctctttcatttaaaaaaaaaattttgagtggTAAATATTGTGTATTGTGTCCTAAAAAAAgtatcatctattttttttaatacaaggtTACTTTGCTAACTCAAACTAGTTCCTctttatgtttataaaattttttaaatcttcaataaTTTTGAAGTacgtttccttccttcctcccttcctccctttcttcctccctaccTTCcctcctttattctttctttttgagagacaggcaggagagacagaaacatcaagctgcccATCTATAGTTCCTGACCAGagaatcaaaccaacaacctctgtgcccCAGAATGATACTCTAGAGCTATCAGTCCAGAGattaatttttcttgatttccttttttgtgtgacagagatagagagagggacagatggacagggtgagatgagaagcatcaattcttcattgtggcccctcagttgttcactgattgctttctcatttgtgtcttgactgggggctacagcagacctactgaccccttgctcaagccagcgaccttgggatcaatttggtgagctttgctcaaaccagataagcctgtgctcaagctggccaccttggagTCTTGAATCTGCATCCTCTGCAAccaagtccgacgctctatccactgagccatcgccTGGCCAGggtctcttattactgcttttgctgcatctgaGAGATTCTGATAAGTTGtgctgtcatttttgtttgtctttctatatcttttgatttatttcttctttgactcaatcATTCtttataagtatgttgtttaatttgcaCATTTTTGTGCGTTtgcttttttgcagttgaattctagtttcaaagccttatggtcagagaatatgcttggtataatttcaatctatCTGAGTTTGTTGATGTTAGGTTTATGGCCCAGCATGTggtttattcttgagaatgttccatgtacactggagaaaaatgtatattctgatgttctgggataaaCTGTCCTGTAGGTGTCtactatgtccatttgttctagggtttcatttaaggccaatatttctatattgactttctgtttgaatgatctaaagccatcagtagtgtattgagatctccaagtataattgtacttttagatcagttagtagatgtcttatgtaTTTTGCTGCTCACTGGTTTGGTGCATAGATTCTAAGAAgtatatgtcttcttgatacaatgtcccctttatcattatgaaatgactatttttgtgtCTGGGTATgttttttgtcttgtagtcagcattgttagacatgagtatggctacatctacttttctttggatataattttcttagagaatcattttccaacctttcactttgaatctatttatattcttgtagcttagatatatctcttgaaggcagcatacaattggggTTTGCTTCTggatccagtctgctactctgtgcctctttattggtgagtttaatccatttacatttagtgtaattatcaacacttgaggattttttttaattaattttaatggggtgacattgataaatcaaatCCAAATCAAATTCCAAAATTTGGGAATTTGATAAATTCCAAAAAACAGTTTTGGAATTGCTTGGTTATAATACCTGCAACAACACATGAGATCATTCACATCCAAGTATGTGCTTTGGGAAGAATATTGTTTATGAGAAAAATGTTTATGAATTTGCACCTAGAGTATAAATTGCAAgttttgtcattaaaaatatactaatagtaattataaaataGACTTCAGGTGAACCCTGGAATGTATAAATATGGAATGTACTTTCTTAGTTATATTATTTAGTACAGGTACAGGAAAAATGCATAACACTGAATAAACTTGAAAAATTtaaactattatcatcatctataaataaaaactagTTCATTGGATAAGTTTTAGAacaaaatacttccctttctcaAAAGCACATATTCAAAATAATAGGActtcaaatatacaaaataatgctCACCTTGTGAAACACATTCAGTAATTACAAGTCAACTATAGCCTTATTGGTATAGGAACAAAATCATATACcaagacataaaaaaatagacactttAGAGTACAGGTATGTACTATATAAGGTGAGCAATGCTGCCTAAAGCAAATCATGGTTCTTAAAGTTAGTACTTTATTGAGAGGTGGTTATTTAAACTCACACATAGAGCTCATAAAACCTAAGCTTGTAAACCACAAATAATGTTAATCCTCAAACATAGCACACAACAATGAACTAATAGCCTACATTACTGGATTTCACAGGCAATCTGTCCATAAAGATGAGACCATAGGCTGGCTGGGTCTCAGGAGAGGTCAGCTTTCTGTGCTATATGCCATTTGCTATCACTGattttttatgtatattcttagaattttcttttttttattattaattttactagggtgacatcaataaatcagggtacatatgttcaaagaaaacatgtccaggttaccttgtcaatcaattatgttgcatacccatcacccaaagtcagattgtcctccgtcaccttctatctacttttctttgtgcccctccccctccccatttccctctcccccctccccattaccaccacactcttgtccaggggtccccaaactttttacacaggggaccagttcactgtccctcagaccattggagggccggactataaaaaaaaaactatgaacaaatccctatgcacactgcacatatcttattttaaagtaaaaaaaacgggaacaaatacaatatttaaaataaagaacaagtaaatttaaatcaacaaactgaccagtatttcaatgggaacgatgctcctctcactgaccaccaatgaaagaggtgtcccttccagaagtgcggcggggggcggataaatggcctcagggggccacatgtggcccgcaggccgtagtttggggaccactgctcttgtcaatgtctcttagtctcattttttatgtcccacctacatatggaataatgtagttcttggttttttctgatttacttatttcacttagtatgatgttatcaagatcccaccattttgttgtaaatgatccgatgtcattatttcttatggctgagtagtattccatagtgtatatgtgccacatcttctttatccagtcttctattgaagggctttttggttgtttccatgtcctggccactgtaaacagtgctgcaatgaacatgaggctacatgtgtctacgttatcaatgtttctgagttttgggggcatatacccagtagagggattgctgggtcataaggtagttctattttcagttttttgaggaaccactatactttcttccataatggttgtactactttacattcccaccaacagtgaatgagggtccctttttctccacaacctcttcaacatttgctattacctgccttgttaataatagctaatctaacaggtgtgaggtggtatctcatttgcagttttgatttgcatttctctaataactaatgaagatgagcatcttttcatatatctgttggccatttgtatttcttcctgggagaagtgtctgttcatgtcctcctcccattttttattggattgtttgtttgttgttgagttttatgagttctttgtatattttggatattaggcccttatctgagctgtggtttgaaaatgtcatttcccgtttagttggctattttgttgtcagtttctcttgctgagcaaaaacttcttaatctgatgtagtcccattcatttatttttgccttcacttcccttgcctttggagtcaaattcataaaatgctctttaaaacccaggtccatgagtttagaacctatgtcttctatgtattttattgtttcaggtcttatatttaagtctttgatccattttgaattaattttagtacaaggggacaaactgtagtcgagttttattcttttgcatgtggctttccagttttcctagcaccatttgttgaagaggctttcttttctccattgtgtgttgttggcccctttattaaaaattatttgaccatatatatgtggttttatttctggactttctattctgttccattggtctgagtgtcttatttttctgccaataccatgctgttttgattgtcgtggccttataatatagtttgaagtcaggtattgtaatgtccccagcttcattcttcttctttaggattgctttggctatctggggtttttttatacttccatataaatctgatgattttttgttccatttctttaaaaaacgtcattggaattttgatgggaattgcattaaatttgtatattagctTTGGGTGGTAATAtggctatcttgattatatttattcttcctatccaagaacaaggaatattcttctattgtaaccgtgagtggaaaaattctgcttgaccttttgactaaaattaaagaaagcaggaattgaacACTCCCTACCATAAACTACttagaaatttgcttagagctagttcaCAGGAGGCAGCTGGACCCCAACCTGCTTACGCGAATAGGTATGTGTTCCTGATAAAGATAGAGATAGGATAAGGGTTAACGACTAACTGCCAACTCAGCTTCTGTAAACGGTTGCTTGCTTgcctaccaaagtataaaagcccttgcaaaaagactgagagtgctcttggctacctccttgccttgagcccgctcgcgagtgtaataaactttttcttctgttttagccacacacttgggtctagagtcttcaTGGTGCACCCTCGGTCAACATTTGGAGGTCCCACCGAGATCCCGCTTCCTCACAGACCACGAGACGCACACCTGACGCTTGGTGAGTGAAACTGGCGGTGGCTGTCAGGCAGGGACGTGAGTCCCTCCTGGCTGCGACCGACAGACGTGTCAGGGGGTCGCAGGCCACGACTCCGGGGGACGCCCTGGAGTGTGAGGACGACCAAGGACGCTGGAAGTCCATCTGCTGTCTCAGACAGAATCTGTAGATTTGTTGCCAGTTTCCAACCGAACTTGTTGGTCCGGACCACtaggtttatttttagtttcattttgccGTTCACGGCGCAGCCGGCTTAGTCTATTCGTCTTTGTGATTGTCCTGGTTATTGTCTTATTTGTGTGTTATTGTCTTTTTGGGTTTGAAATGGGACAGAAAACTTCCACCCCACTGTCCCTGACTTTGTCTCATTGGTCTGAGGTTGATGCCCGAGCCCATAATCTGTCTCTTCTTGTTAAGAAGCGCAAGTGGCAGACTTTCTGTGCCTCCGAGTGGCCCACCTTCGGAGTAGGTTGGCTGACCACTGGAAACTTCCACAAAGACACCATAAAGGCGGTTAAAGCAGTCATCTTCAATCCAGGACCCCATGGCCGTCCGGATCAACAGCCTTATATTTGGGTTTGGGAAGACCTGGCCGACGACCCTCCTCCTTGGATCcaacctttccttcctccccctgcaCCCTCCCTCCCAACAACCCTCTCCACCACTCCAGGCACTCCCAGACCTGCTCCAACTCATCCAGACCTCTGCTCTATGCTTTCACTAAAACCTCCGGAGCCAACGGCACCTGCTTCATCCCTGtattctccccttccctcctccgttctccctgaatctcaaactgaccttattctttttgattcggGACTCTCGCCTCCCTATCCCAGGGATGTCCCTGCCAGCACTGCAGGCCCCCAGCTTGGGGCCCCACATCAGGACGAACGGGGACCATCAGTAGAGGGTCGAGCCCAAGGTACCCGGAGCCGGAGAGCACAAAACCCAGATGACGTGGCCGTCACCCTGCCCCTTCGACCTTTCGGACCCCCTGTCCCTGACGGCCAAGGGGAGAACATGCCAGCGCTTCAGTATtggcccttctcctcctcagatctatacaattggaaaaacaataatcCGCCTTTTTCAGAGGACCCTGTCAAACTTACTGACCTTCTCAAGTCTCTTATGTTTTCCCATCAGCCCACTTGGGATGACTGCCAGCAGCTTTTAGGTATCTTCTTCACCTcagaagaaagagactgaattCTCCTCGAGGCCAGGAAATTGGTTCCTGGACCTGATGGTTGTCCTACACAACTCTCCAACCTTATAGATGAGGCTTTTCCCCTGAGGCGGCCTAACTGGGACCCTAATACGCCTGAAGGTAGGCAGCGACTCTTACTCTATCGCCAGACTCTGATGATGGGTCTCCGAGCGGCGGCGAGACGCCCCACTAATTTGGCTAAGGTAAGAGAAGTAATTCAAGGGCCAGAGGAATCCCCATCCAGATTCCTAGAGAGACTAATAGAAGCCTATAGGAGGTACACCCCTTTCGACCCTgagtctgaagaacagagaggggcACTGACTATGACTTTTATAGGACAGTCAGCTACTGATATTCGGAGGAAACTCCAGAGGACGGATGGGTTACAGGACATGGCTCTGAGAGATTTAGTCAAGAAAGCTGATAAGGTATACTATAAAAGAGAGacagcagaggaaaaggagcaaagattagaaaaagaacgTGAGGATCAGGAAAGTAAGTgagataaatggaaaaataaagaattaacgaAGATTTTGGCTACCATAGtagggaaacaagatagaagaggAAAGCATAGTACCTCGGgcccaaaccaaaaaccaaaattagGACCTAACCAGTGTGCCTACTGTAAAGAAGAAGGACACTGGGTCAGGGATTGccctaagaagaagaaaaagaagactgaggaaaTCCTTGCCCTAGGAGATTAGGGGCGTAAGCGTCAGGGTTCGGACCCCCTCCCCGAACTCAGGGTAACATTCAATGTAGAAGGGACACCAATCGACTTTCAGGTGGATACAGGAGCGGTTTACTCCGCCTTGCAGAGCCCGCTGCAAAAAATCCTTGGTCCAGGGGGCAAATGGATGCCAGCATAGGTCATGGACAACTAAAAGGACAATGGACCTGGGGAGGGAAAAAGTACAGCACTCCTTTCTGGCATTACCAGAATGCCCTGTCCCGCTGCTGGGGAGGGATTTGCTTACCAAGTTGGGGGCGAGTGTTGATTTCAAACCTCAGGGACCAGAAGTAAGATTCAGTAACCCTCTTGTCAGTCAGCCTGTTGTGACCATGCTGACCTTGTCTGCTGAAGATGAGTATAAACTGTATGAGACCCCTGCCCCCGGACCCCATTCAACAGAAGACAGGTGGCTTCAGAGCttcccagaggcctgggcagaaACGGCAGGGCCAGGATTGGCAGTAAAAAGGCCTCCGGTGGTAGTATACTTAAAGCCCTCCGCCACCCCCGTAAGGGTCAAACAATACTACATGAGTAAAGAGGCCCGGGAAGGCATTAGACCTCACATCCAGAGGCTGCTAGGACAAGGGATCCTGAGGCCTTGTCAATCAGGGTGGAACACCCCCCTGCAACCAGTGAAGaaagcagggacaggggactatAGACCGGTCCAGGATTTGAGAGAGGTTAACAGTCGGGTAATGGACATACATCCAACGGTCCCGAACCCTTACAACCTCCTCAGTACCCTCAGTCCTGACAGGAAGTGGTATACAGTACTGGacctgaaagatgccttcttctgcTTGCGCCTGCATGAGGACAGCCAACCCctgtttgcttttgaatggactGACCCTGAGAATGGACTCAGCAGACAGCTCACCTGGACGCGGCTACCCCAGGGCTTCAAGAACTCTCCCACCATCTTTGACGAAGCGCTGCACCAGGACTTGAGTGCCTACTGAGCCTCCACCCCTGAGGTAACTCTGTTGCAGTATGTTGATGATCTGTTACTTGCAGCCGCCACCATAGAGCAGTGCGAACAGGGAACTGAGAAACTGCTTGTCGAACTGGCCAAACTGGGATATCAGGCATCCGCCaaaaaggcccagatctgccaaccCGAAGTCACCTTCCTGGGCTACTCTCTCTGAGACAATGGCCCACTGTCTCACCCACCTTGGGACTGACAAACTGGTACAACTGCTTCAggatgataaaaca
The Saccopteryx bilineata isolate mSacBil1 chromosome 3, mSacBil1_pri_phased_curated, whole genome shotgun sequence DNA segment above includes these coding regions:
- the LOC136328842 gene encoding LOW QUALITY PROTEIN: uncharacterized protein (The sequence of the model RefSeq protein was modified relative to this genomic sequence to represent the inferred CDS: inserted 2 bases in 1 codon; substituted 4 bases at 4 genomic stop codons); this translates as MGQKTSTPLSLTLSHWSEVDARAHNLSLLVKKRKWQTFCASEWPTFGVGWLTTGNFHKDTIKAVKAVIFNPGPHGRPDQQPYIWVWEDLADDPPPWIQPFLPPPAPSLPTTLSTTPGTPRPAPTHPDLCSMLSLKPPEPTAPPPYPRDVPASTAGPQLGAPHQDERGPSVEGRAQGTRSRRAQNPDDVAVTLPLRPFGPPVPDGQGENMPALQYWPFSSSDLYNWKNNNPPFSEDPVKLTDLLKSLMFSHQPTWDDCQQLLGIFFTSEERDXILLEARKLVPGPDGCPTQLSNLIDEAFPLRRPNWDPNTPEGRQRLLLYRQTLMMGLRAAARRPTNLAKVREVIQGPEESPSRFLERLIEAYRRYTPFDPESEEQRGALTMTFIGQSATDIRRKLQRTDGLQDMALRDLVKKADKVYYKRETAEEKEQRLEKEREDQESKXDKWKNKELTKILATIVGKQDRRGKHSTSGPNQKPKLGPNQCAYCKEEGHWVRDCPKKKKKKTEEILALGDXGRKRQGSDPLPELRVTFNVEGTPIDFQVDTGAVYSALQSPLXKKSLVQGANGCQHRSWTTKRTMDLGREKVQHSFLALPECPVPLLGRDLLTKLGASVDFKPQGPEVRFSNPLVSQPVVTMLTLSAEDEYKLYETPAPGPHSTEDRWLQSFPEAWAETAGPGLAVKRPPVVVYLKPSATPVRVKQYYMSKEAREGIRPHIQRLLGQGILRPCQSGWNTPLQPVKKAGTGDYRPVQDLREVNSRVMDIHPTVPNPYNLLSTLSPDRKWYTVLDLKDAFFCLRLHEDSQPLFAFEWTDPENGLSRQLTWTRLPQGFKNSPTIFDEALHQDLSAYXASTPEVTLLQYVDDLLLAAATIEQCEQGTEKLLVELAKLGYQASAKKAQICQPEVTFLGYSL